The following nucleotide sequence is from uncultured Draconibacterium sp..
CTAACTCAGCCTCTTTCTGAATATGATGAATCCACTTCTCCATTTTATCAAGCAGGTTAAGCAGGTCGTCCTTATTTTTAAAAAAGCCTGATACGTAGTAAAACTCAATCTGGCTGAGCATAATCGTGAAAGTATGATTGTTCCAAATTTCAATGGTTGGGATTTGTGAAGCTAAAGCCAGTGCTTTTCTACCATTCACATAAGCCGGATTTTCCAAATCATTAAAACTAAACATCTTTTCTTTGTACTCAGGAAACCGGAAAAGTGTTTTTTCCCAGAAAAAGACTTTAAAAGCAGCAATTTCAGGTAACTGAAAATAATGAAAAACAGGAGGATCTTTTGCTGCATAAATGATCTCCGCCTGTTTTGAATCGTGGATACGTTTTGTATCCTCATATAATTTCCCCAACCAATCGCTAACCCTGAAATTATCAGGTTGAATTACCGAACAACTAAAATTTACACTCGATAAATCTTCTCCATTTAACTGGTCTAACGAAATATTGAAAAAATCTTTCAGTACAAACAACTCTTCAAGGGTAAGTTCTTTGTCTCCTCTTATCCTTCGATAAGCACTGTCCTGACTAATGCCCAATAAATTAGAAACTTCAAAAACAAGTGAGATATTCGGGGACAATTTTTCTTTTACGAGTTGAAAAAACTCCTTCTGAATAGTACTAACCCGATGCATGCAGTTAATTTAAGATTTTATCGCCTGTTCAATCTTTTACGGCATGAATTCAATTTTGATTCATATCTATTGAAATAAAACATAAGTTAAACTAACACGATTTAACCACGCCCTGTAAACATGAATAATCAATTTATTTATTAAGCTACTAATAAGTAAAAGCCAGTTTGTTAATAGCTTTGTGATAAATTCAGGATTTATTTTACTGTTTCCGATTGACTTAAGTTGTTATTTTTCCTAAATTGTAGATCATACAAGGAGGGGAAATGAAGAGCTTAAAAAATAATGTAGGGACAGTTGTTGGTGTGGTTACAATTCTGACATCAGTAGTTCTGTTTTTTCCCATAGCATTTGATAATCAAAGGGTTTATACTATAATTATCTACACATCAATAGCCATATTACTTTTGCTGTTGTTCTTTTTAATATGGGTAAATATTTTCGCAACCGACAAGCATAAAAATCATTATCCCGATTAGTTCCAAAAGCTTATCCGAGGTACTTTTTAAATTCTCGATAATCTTTAACCACCTTAAAGTTTCGAGGCAATTTGGGTGCGTGTTCTTTTATCTGCCAACCGGTAATAAACACCTTTTGGTGCTGATATAATTCTTTTAACTTTTCAAGATAAATTTCCAAATTTTCCTTTAGAACCGGGCTGATGAATGCGGTAAAAATAAAATCCAGCTCCACATGAGATCGAAGCTTCTCAAGGTCGTCAAATGGAACAAATTGACCAAGATAAATAACATTGTACCCCAACTTCGCCGCCAGGTACGAATAAAACAACAAACTCAATTCATGTAATTCTTCTTCGGGAAGATAAAACAGAATGGTCTTTTCTTTTGAATTGGTGATACCAATAGCATCGATAGCCGCAATTAACTTACGGCGGATAAAATTGGTTATGTAATGTTCCTGCGCCGGAAAAATAGAACCAACCTGCCAAAAGGTACCAATGCGCTCGAATAAGGCAAAAAATATGTTTTGCATTGCTTCTTCAATACCATATTTTTCAATAATCTCGTTTATCAGCGCCGTAAATCCTAAATTATCAAAGTTTACCATAAAAAGTAAAAGCTGATCGACATAACCTTCTTCCGACTTTTTTGTTTTGGCCACATCAAGCACAGTTTTTTTTATGTCGTCTTCTTGCCAGGCAGCAACCTTCGAAATTTTGTATCCATTGCGTACCAATAACGAAACATTCAACATTCGTTTCAAATCGTCATCAGTGTAATACCTGATATTGGTGTCAGTTCGTTCGGGCTTCAGTAAATCATACCTCTTTTCCCAAATTCGAATGGTGTGCGCTTTTATACCCGATAAGGTCTCCAAATCTTTTATTGAATATCCTTCTGTTCTCATTTCTAGTAAAATTATGTTGTCATGCGTATATAAACTATCTTAACAACATTGGTAATAGGTTTTTTGTTTAAGTTTAAAACTACAAATAATAAACAAAACTATAATATGTTGCTGCATAAATTTATTTTTGCAAGAATATAGATTGATTGCTTTAGCATTTTAAATTTTATGTCATTTTTGTAAGAAAATGCTCACCATGTTAAAACGAACTTTATTTCTCGTACTGTTTTTTGTGGCAGGTTTGCTCTCCGTTCATGCACAGAAATACGCCATTGTTATCCACGGAGGAGCCGGAGTTATGTCGAAAGACAAAATGAACGAAGAAGCCCGTGCCAATTATAAAGCAAAGTTAAACGAAGCACTCGAACTGGGCGAACAACTATTAAAGGATGGCGCCGCAGCTACCGATGTTGTGGTGAAAGTGATTAACGTGATGGAAAACTCGCCACTTTTTAATGCTGGCAAAGGAGCCGTATTTACGCACGAGGGAATAAACGAACTGGATGCCTCAATTATGGAAGGCAAAACACTAAATGCCGGAGCTGTTGCGGGCGTGCAGGATATTAAAAACCCGATAAATGCAGCGCGCGAGGTAATGGAGAACTCGGAACATGTAATGCTGAGTGGAAAAGGTGCTTCGGAGTTTGCCAAACAACAGGGACTTGAAATCGTTCCCAACAAATATTTTTACACCGAACGTCGTTACCAATCGCTGCAAAGTTTATTAAAACGCGAACGCGAGCGCACTCAAAAAGACAATACCGGAACGGTGGGTTGTGTCGTTCTTGATACACATGGAAATTTATGTGCAGGTACATCAACCGGCGGAATGACAAACAAAAAATATGGCCGTATTGGCGACTCGCCAATTATTGGAGCAGGTACATATGCCAACAATAAAACATGTGCTGTTTCGTGCACCGGTCATGGCGAATACTATATTCGGTTGGGCTTTGGACGCGATATTTCGGCAATGATGGAATACCAAAACCTGAGTGTTACCGAGGCCTGTAAAAAAGAAATCGATAAATTGAGCGAACTTGAAGGCACCGGGGGCGTTATTGGTGTTGATGCTGAAGGTAATATTGCCATGGAATTTAACACCAGCGGAATGTTTCGTGGTTACATTAAATCAAGCGGCGAAAAAGAAATTGCTATTTTTAAAAACGAATAAAAAAATCTGTTGTCCCAACGAAAAAAGACACAGCAATAAACCGGCATGAAGTTTCTTTATCCAACATTTTTGTTTGCGCTACTGGCAGTTGCCATTCCCATTCTTATACACTTGTTTAGCTTCAAGCGTTATAAAACCGTGTATTTTAGCAATGTCAGTTTTTTAAAAGACATCAAAAAAGAGTCGGAAAAGAAATCGCGACTAAAACAGTTACTTCTTCTTGCCGCGCGAATTCTGACCATCGTTTTCCTGGTTTTTGCTTTTGCCCAGCCTTTTATTCCCGCCAACAACGATGCGCAAAAACAAAACAATCAGCTGGTAGCCATTTACATCGACAATTCTTTTTCGATGAATGCGCTCTCGGAACAGGGACAACTGCTGGAAGTGGCACGTAACAAAGCTCTTGAAATTTGTATGGCTTACACTCCCGGAACAAAATTCAGGTTATTTACCAATGATTTGAATCCAAAACACCAGCATATTTTTAATAAGGAACAGTTTATTCAGCAGGTTTCAGGCATTCAGGCCAGCCCAACAGTGGTACCACTCTCGATTATTTACAACCGTTTTGCCAGCGAAATGAACGATAACGAGGCCGATAAAAACCTGTACTTTATTTCCGATTTTCAGCGCAGTATTACGGATATCGATAATTTTTCGGACAATGGAATTTTCAGTTATTACCTACCGTTGGTCCCTAACGAGGTGGCCAATCTTTATATTGATTCGTGCTGGGTGGAATATCCGGCACACCGACTAGGGCAGGAAGAAAATATGTTCGTTAGGATAAAAAACAGCTCGAACCAGAATTACCAGAATTTACCGTTAAAGCTGTTTCTCAACGACTCAATAAAATCGATTACTAATTTCTCGGTTGAGGCGCAAAACGAAATTATTGCCAACCTGAAATACAACAATACCAGCAGCGGATCGCAGTTGGGAAAAATCGAAATCACAGATTATCCGTTTACGCACGATAACAATTGGTACATCAGTTATTTTGTGGAGCCGAAGCTAAAAGCACTGGCACTTTATACCGATGCTACCGACTCGAAAGAAGGGCTGAATTATTTGCGCGCCTTATTTAATAACGACGATTATGTGGTACTCGACGAGATGAACCGGCAAAACCTGCAGGCCAATCGATTGAGCGACTACAACACCATATTTTTGCTGAACATCGACAATTTCTCGAGCGGTTTGCTAAACGAGTTAGAGTCTGTTGTAAGCGCCGGAACCTCAGTAGTACTGTTCCCAAAATGGATAAACGATATGACTGCCGGGAACCGTTTACTGGCAACATTTGGTGCTAACCGTATGGTGCGCATCGACTCCACAAAACAAGATATTTCGGCCATCGATTACGAGAATAAGTTTTATGCCGATGTTTTTAAAAAGCGGGAAGAAAATCCGGTTTTGCCACAAGTTGATGGTCACTTCCGGTTTGCACAAACCATGCAAACCGACGAACATACACTTCTGGCATTTCAAAATGGCGATAAAGCACTTTCTCAACTCAATTATCAGGATGGTAAAGTATGGACTTTTGCCTTCCCTCTTTCGCAAAGAAACGAATCGTTTGCCCGCGATGTGTTGTTTGTGCCAACGCTATACAATATTGTTTTAAACAGTTTACCGAAACAGGAAATGTCGTTCATTGTTGGAAAAAACAGTTTTATCAACCTGCCCCGGAATCTAAAAGTGGATTTAAACTCATCTATTGAGATCGAGCATGCCGGAACGGGCGAAAAATTTATTCCTGTA
It contains:
- a CDS encoding MerR family transcriptional regulator → MRTEGYSIKDLETLSGIKAHTIRIWEKRYDLLKPERTDTNIRYYTDDDLKRMLNVSLLVRNGYKISKVAAWQEDDIKKTVLDVAKTKKSEEGYVDQLLLFMVNFDNLGFTALINEIIEKYGIEEAMQNIFFALFERIGTFWQVGSIFPAQEHYITNFIRRKLIAAIDAIGITNSKEKTILFYLPEEELHELSLLFYSYLAAKLGYNVIYLGQFVPFDDLEKLRSHVELDFIFTAFISPVLKENLEIYLEKLKELYQHQKVFITGWQIKEHAPKLPRNFKVVKDYREFKKYLG
- a CDS encoding isoaspartyl peptidase/L-asparaginase, giving the protein MLKRTLFLVLFFVAGLLSVHAQKYAIVIHGGAGVMSKDKMNEEARANYKAKLNEALELGEQLLKDGAAATDVVVKVINVMENSPLFNAGKGAVFTHEGINELDASIMEGKTLNAGAVAGVQDIKNPINAAREVMENSEHVMLSGKGASEFAKQQGLEIVPNKYFYTERRYQSLQSLLKRERERTQKDNTGTVGCVVLDTHGNLCAGTSTGGMTNKKYGRIGDSPIIGAGTYANNKTCAVSCTGHGEYYIRLGFGRDISAMMEYQNLSVTEACKKEIDKLSELEGTGGVIGVDAEGNIAMEFNTSGMFRGYIKSSGEKEIAIFKNE
- a CDS encoding BatA domain-containing protein, which gives rise to MKFLYPTFLFALLAVAIPILIHLFSFKRYKTVYFSNVSFLKDIKKESEKKSRLKQLLLLAARILTIVFLVFAFAQPFIPANNDAQKQNNQLVAIYIDNSFSMNALSEQGQLLEVARNKALEICMAYTPGTKFRLFTNDLNPKHQHIFNKEQFIQQVSGIQASPTVVPLSIIYNRFASEMNDNEADKNLYFISDFQRSITDIDNFSDNGIFSYYLPLVPNEVANLYIDSCWVEYPAHRLGQEENMFVRIKNSSNQNYQNLPLKLFLNDSIKSITNFSVEAQNEIIANLKYNNTSSGSQLGKIEITDYPFTHDNNWYISYFVEPKLKALALYTDATDSKEGLNYLRALFNNDDYVVLDEMNRQNLQANRLSDYNTIFLLNIDNFSSGLLNELESVVSAGTSVVLFPKWINDMTAGNRLLATFGANRMVRIDSTKQDISAIDYENKFYADVFKKREENPVLPQVDGHFRFAQTMQTDEHTLLAFQNGDKALSQLNYQDGKVWTFAFPLSQRNESFARDVLFVPTLYNIVLNSLPKQEMSFIVGKNSFINLPRNLKVDLNSSIEIEHAGTGEKFIPVKNINGRNIRLEFGEQIITDGHYLIENDDNTIASMAFNYNRLESDLRYFQSNELNTRLQTNQLTNATVIEEIDRNFSEIFDDIQNGRQLWKWCLLLALFFILCEVLIARFWK